GTCGGCCGCTCGACCGACCGCGGCCAGACGATGACCCGGCAGCCGCTGGGCGGGGTCATCCCCGTCGACGACCGGGAGTGGCAGACCACCGACGGCAGCACCGTCTACATGTCCTTCCACGACGTGCTCACCGGCAACATCCAGGTGGAGCGGTCGAGCGACGGCCTCGTCTACCTGCCCGCCGGCATGGTGCTCAGCCCCACCGACCCCGCCACCCAGGACAACCAGCTCGGCAACCTGATCGCCGACCGGCACCATCCCGGCCTCCTCTACCAGGTCTACGTCACCGCCGCCGCCCCCAACGCCTCCGACGGCACCCCGATCGGCGGCCAGGGCAGGCTCAACGTGGTGAAGATGGCGGTCAGCACCAACGGCGGCAGCACCTGGACCCAGCGCACCATCTTCACCGGCGGTCCCAAGGCGAACTACGCCTCGATCTTCCCCTCGGCGGCGATCGACCGGGCGGGGAACCTCTACGCCGCGGTCAGCGACAACGCCAACCTGCTGGTCTTCTCCAGCACCGACCAGGGGGCCCACTGGAGCGCCCCGACCCGGGTCAACAGCCCGGCCGGCGCGGCGGCATTCCCGTGGATCAGCGCCGGCGGACCCGGAGGGGTGGTGGTCTCCTGGTTCGGCGCCACCACCACCGATCCCGCGTCGAAGGCGAACCTCTGGAAGGTGTACGCGGCCGAGAGCCGCAACGCCACCGCCGCCACCCCCACCTACACCCTGTTCCAGGTGAGCAACCACGTGATCCACAAGGGGGTCCTCTGCGAGAGCGGGCTCAACTGCTCCGAGGGACGCGAGCTCGGCGACTTCTTCCAGGTCGCGGTGGGTCCGGACGGCATCGCCAACCTCGCCTGGGCCGACGACGGCGCCGGGGGTCCGGCGACGGTCAGCTACGGGCGGGGCGGCTTCAACCTGGGGCCGCCGGACTAGCGCCCTTCTCCAGCACCGACGCGCCCGAGCCCGGGCGCCCTGCGCTGCTCGCCTGCTGGGCGGCGCGCACCCGGGCGGAGTAGTCCTCGAGCAGGGTGCGCGCGTGGGCCTCGTCCTCGACGCTGGCGATCACGTGGTAGCAGGGCCGGTCGGCGTCGGGGAGCATGAGCACATAGCCGCCCTCGACGAACACCTTGATGCCGTCGGTGAGGTCGACCGGCTCGTCCCGGTGCTGCTCGAGGAGGATGCGCATCACCCGCCCCTTGGCCTCCCAGGGACAGAACTCCTGGGACTGGAGGTGCGCCCAGTGGGGCACCTCGGCGCGCACCGAGCTGAGCGGACGGCCGCTGCGGGCGCGGAGCTCCAGCAGCTTGACCAGCGTGTACATGGCGTCGAACGCGCCCTGGTGGGGCCACCCGAACCCGCCGCGACCGTCCGAGGCGAGCGCCGTCCCCTCGTTGACGGCGGCGCGCAGCAGGGTCGAGGCGTCGCCCTTGGCGGGCCGGAAGCAGCCGCCGTGGCGCTCGGCCAGGCTGGTCAGCCACTGCGGGGCCGAGGCCGGTGCGACGATCTCGCCGCGGCGGTCGTCGAGGGCGTACACGGTCAGCACTCCCAGCGCCTCGTGGCTGCTGAGCACCCCGCCGTTCTCGTCGACGAGGAGGAGGCGCTCCCCGGTGGCGCTGAGCGCGCAGCCGAAGTCGGCACCGAGCGTCCTGGTGATCCCGCCGAGCTCCTCGAGCATGGAGTCGAGCTGGCCGACGGGTCGGGGCCGGTAGTCCTCGCTGAAGCCCGCGTGCAGCGGCACGGTGGTGATGCCCAGCTGGTTGAGGATGTCGGGCAGCACCAGCGAGGCGGCGCTGTAGTCGTAGTCGACGATCACCCGCAGCTCTGCGGCGCGGATCGCCTCGACGTCGACCCCGGCGAGCACGTGGTCGACGTAGGCGGGGCGTGGCGAGGCGTACTCGATGTCGCCCATCTCGTAGAACCCGACCCGGCGGATGTCCTCACGGAAGAAGAGGTTCTCCACCCTGCGCTCGGCGCGCTTGTCGATGGGCAGGCCGTTGGCGTCGAAGAACCGGATGTCGGCGCTGCGCTGGTCGAGCGGCGAGGCGAGCACGTGCACCCCGGCGGCGCAGCCGGACAGCCGGCAGGCGTACTGGGTCACCGGGACGGGCAGCTCGCTGCGGTCGAGCACCCGGCCGCCGGCGCTGACGATGCCCGCGATCAGCGCCCGCTTGATCATCCGTGAGGAGCGCGCGCA
This genomic window from Candidatus Dormiibacterota bacterium contains:
- a CDS encoding sialidase family protein; this encodes MVVRPLGRRLGLGLALTAVLVTAGAASAAGVGAPPPPSAPPTDFTNTSLANPQYKGADGEPSLKVAPDGTVYVGAIRGLPSGIDLWRIDRGTGPVTHLSSPDSLLPPGNACCVALGGGDMDLAITANGTVAFSSLYLGSIHVGRSTDRGQTMTRQPLGGVIPVDDREWQTTDGSTVYMSFHDVLTGNIQVERSSDGLVYLPAGMVLSPTDPATQDNQLGNLIADRHHPGLLYQVYVTAAAPNASDGTPIGGQGRLNVVKMAVSTNGGSTWTQRTIFTGGPKANYASIFPSAAIDRAGNLYAAVSDNANLLVFSSTDQGAHWSAPTRVNSPAGAAAFPWISAGGPGGVVVSWFGATTTDPASKANLWKVYAAESRNATAATPTYTLFQVSNHVIHKGVLCESGLNCSEGRELGDFFQVAVGPDGIANLAWADDGAGGPATVSYGRGGFNLGPPD
- a CDS encoding sugar phosphate nucleotidyltransferase; translated protein: MKAVVMAGGEGSRLRPLTSRRPKPLVPVAGRPIMEHILTLLRDHGITEVVVTLQYLGSEIRNYFGDGSDVGLDIHYVVEDHPLGTAGSVRNAAELLDDTFLVISGDALTDIDLSWVIAQHREKQAMATIVLHGVPNPLEYGVVITEPDGAVRRFLEKPSWGEVFSDQANTGIYVIEPRVLDYIKPGMAYDWSQDVFPTMLRKRDPLFGVVPDGYWCDVGNIQSYLQANWDALEGRVRCQVSGRRDGQVWVGEGVEFGLHVRIDGPVYIGSDAKIKAGAFINGPVVIDKYTVIDDNAKVSNSVLWQHSYVGENCRLRQSIIGRNVTIKNNCLLEENTVVGDDCVIGEGSRIDAGVKLWPNKEIQTGSRVNESIIWAGEWRPGLFSAVGLTGLINVELTPEYCARLGAAFAATHPKGATIAVTRDCARSSRMIKRALIAGIVSAGGRVLDRSELPVPVTQYACRLSGCAAGVHVLASPLDQRSADIRFFDANGLPIDKRAERRVENLFFREDIRRVGFYEMGDIEYASPRPAYVDHVLAGVDVEAIRAAELRVIVDYDYSAASLVLPDILNQLGITTVPLHAGFSEDYRPRPVGQLDSMLEELGGITRTLGADFGCALSATGERLLLVDENGGVLSSHEALGVLTVYALDDRRGEIVAPASAPQWLTSLAERHGGCFRPAKGDASTLLRAAVNEGTALASDGRGGFGWPHQGAFDAMYTLVKLLELRARSGRPLSSVRAEVPHWAHLQSQEFCPWEAKGRVMRILLEQHRDEPVDLTDGIKVFVEGGYVLMLPDADRPCYHVIASVEDEAHARTLLEDYSARVRAAQQASSAGRPGSGASVLEKGASPAAPG